From one Acidobacteriota bacterium genomic stretch:
- a CDS encoding helix-turn-helix transcriptional regulator — protein sequence MVPIEHLGRALAILREKHGRTQEEVATAASVTPSMISNYERGKEKPSLDSLWKILRAMNCTFIDLEAALRLVRGDAFPLHCQNWSVTIDSPEYGLIGGGRQPGEIFDADLDLSGLKVGGKPLSVDAEQAMLTMMQLMLRLFTALDRDPRQRQDDPDDGP from the coding sequence ATGGTTCCTATCGAGCATCTGGGGCGCGCACTGGCGATTCTCCGTGAGAAGCATGGTCGCACTCAGGAAGAGGTCGCTACGGCGGCGAGCGTCACACCATCGATGATCTCCAACTACGAACGCGGCAAGGAGAAGCCATCGCTGGATAGTCTTTGGAAGATCCTGCGGGCGATGAACTGCACCTTCATCGATCTCGAGGCCGCCCTGCGTCTGGTGCGCGGTGATGCCTTCCCGCTGCACTGCCAGAATTGGAGTGTCACTATCGACTCGCCGGAGTACGGGCTCATCGGCGGCGGTCGGCAGCCCGGCGAGATCTTCGATGCGGATCTCGATCTCAGCGGCCTGAAGGTCGGCGGCAAGCCGCTGTCGGTCGACGCAGAGCAGGCGATGCTGACCATGATGCAGCTGATGCTGCGTCTATTTACCGCCCTCGATCGGGACCCGCGGCAGCGGCAGGACGACCCCGACGACGGGCCCTGA
- a CDS encoding MarR family transcriptional regulator — protein sequence MKNSSQLGRELGMKRPFSSLGQEAALSVLHTADLVRRHLAQAVEGSGVTLQQFNVLRILRGAGPEGLPTLTIAERMIEHAPGITRLIDRLGKKGWVERRRGVEDRRCVYCTITDAGREILEDLSPAVEAADSSVLEMLDEAEQRRLVELLDKVRAAEEP from the coding sequence ATGAAGAATTCGAGTCAGCTGGGCCGCGAGCTCGGCATGAAGCGGCCGTTCTCCTCCCTGGGTCAAGAGGCGGCCTTGTCGGTGCTACACACAGCAGACCTGGTGCGCCGCCACCTCGCCCAAGCAGTGGAAGGCAGCGGGGTCACCCTCCAACAGTTCAACGTGCTGCGCATCCTCCGCGGTGCCGGGCCGGAGGGGCTCCCCACCCTCACCATCGCCGAGCGCATGATCGAGCATGCGCCGGGAATCACCCGGCTCATCGACCGCCTGGGCAAGAAAGGCTGGGTCGAACGCCGACGGGGAGTGGAGGATCGCCGCTGTGTGTACTGCACCATTACCGACGCCGGCCGCGAGATCCTCGAGGATCTCAGCCCGGCGGTGGAGGCGGCGGATAGCAGCGTGCTGGAAATGCTCGACGAAGCCGAGCAGCGACGGCTAGTGGAGCTATTGGACAAAGTTCGCGCCGCCGAAGAGCCCTAG
- a CDS encoding polymer-forming cytoskeletal protein, giving the protein MIFKSEPPQGDLNGFLDAGSNVQGDLHFENTFRIDGKFTGKIVSDGTLVVGEDGRLEGEVEVGQIFVSGRVDGQIKAQRRVQIAPNGQVYADVDTPTLMIEDGALFEGRCTMSARKAHKPSAPGPAAVTPITSQQKSQPAKQQSLPAQRK; this is encoded by the coding sequence ATGATCTTCAAGTCCGAGCCCCCCCAGGGCGACCTCAATGGCTTCTTGGACGCCGGCAGCAACGTGCAAGGAGATTTGCACTTCGAGAACACCTTCCGTATCGATGGCAAATTCACCGGCAAGATCGTTTCCGACGGAACTCTGGTGGTCGGCGAAGACGGCCGGCTGGAGGGCGAAGTCGAAGTCGGTCAGATCTTCGTCTCCGGCCGGGTCGACGGTCAGATCAAAGCTCAGCGGCGGGTACAGATCGCTCCCAACGGTCAAGTCTACGCCGATGTAGATACACCGACTCTGATGATCGAAGACGGCGCGCTCTTCGAAGGCCGCTGCACCATGAGCGCTCGCAAGGCGCACAAACCCTCCGCTCCCGGCCCCGCCGCCGTCACCCCCATCACGAGCCAGCAGAAATCCCAGCCGGCCAAGCAACAATCGCTGCCGGCTCAGCGCAAGTAG
- a CDS encoding ParB/RepB/Spo0J family partition protein produces MSTKRRGLGRGLDALLKAEPSTEESAETPSSAPPSGFRTLMVGQLQPNRFQPRHDFDTADLEELADSIRAQGVVQPIVVAPLGEDRYSIIAGERRWRASQQAGLQEVPVVVREVSGDQELLELALVENLQRTDLNPVEEAEAYRSLQDSFGLSQEQVAQRVGKARSTITNGLRLLRLAPEVQDLLRSGSLTAGQARPLLSLPTEKGQVELARKAVEEGLSARQLEKLATASESKSKKAAKEPDDVEVHAAAAAEKLTRSLQTPVDIKRRGKGGIVSIRFHSEEELMRLYDLLMARGTTE; encoded by the coding sequence GCGGCCTCGACGCGCTATTGAAGGCTGAGCCGTCCACCGAGGAATCGGCGGAGACACCGTCCAGTGCACCACCCAGCGGCTTTCGGACCTTGATGGTTGGACAGCTGCAGCCCAATCGCTTCCAGCCACGCCACGACTTCGACACCGCCGACCTCGAGGAGCTGGCCGACTCCATCCGAGCCCAGGGAGTGGTGCAACCCATCGTGGTGGCCCCTCTTGGGGAGGACCGCTACTCCATCATCGCCGGCGAGCGTCGCTGGCGGGCATCCCAGCAGGCAGGCCTCCAGGAGGTTCCGGTGGTGGTGCGGGAGGTCTCCGGCGACCAGGAGTTGCTGGAGCTGGCCCTGGTGGAGAATCTCCAGCGCACCGACCTCAATCCGGTGGAAGAGGCGGAGGCCTATCGCTCCCTTCAGGACAGCTTTGGGCTGTCCCAGGAGCAGGTCGCCCAGCGTGTCGGCAAGGCCCGCTCGACCATCACCAACGGTCTGCGCTTGCTGCGCCTGGCTCCGGAAGTCCAGGATTTACTCCGCAGCGGCTCTCTCACCGCCGGCCAGGCTCGCCCCCTGCTCTCTCTTCCGACCGAGAAAGGGCAGGTGGAGCTGGCGCGGAAGGCGGTGGAAGAGGGGCTTTCCGCCCGTCAGCTGGAGAAGCTCGCCACCGCTTCCGAGAGCAAGAGCAAGAAGGCGGCGAAGGAGCCCGACGACGTGGAGGTCCACGCGGCGGCGGCGGCGGAGAAGCTCACCCGCAGTCTGCAGACCCCGGTGGACATCAAGCGCCGGGGCAAGGGTGGTATCGTCTCCATACGGTTTCATTCCGAGGAAGAGCTGATGCGGCTCTATGACCTCTTGATGGCGCGAGGGACAACAGAATGA